GTAGAATGAGCTTAAATTCATAAACGTAACAAAAACTTGGGACAGCCGGCAGGTATGTTCAAAGAGCCATGCCTGTTTGCACAAAGAGTGGCGATACAGCTATCGCTAAAACATTTTAATGACTGTGCTTCATGTCCCTGAGCTACACAAAGGGCTATGGGGAATGCATTAGTAGAAGGCTagagattaattctgaccaccgaGTAGATTAATGGGTGCTGAAATTTCAGAACAAACGCATTTGTGCACTGTGCACCCATCAGAACGAAGCTGCCACAGCTGGGACTCAAACCTGCAAGCTCACATACGGCAGAAGAATACCGTAGCCACTGATCCACTGAGGCATGCAGTGTGATGCAAATGTGAAATAAAAGCTCTTCATCGCCAACTTTTTCACATGGGTTAGCGCATTTGCATAAATATAACTGCAGTACAGTACTGGCTGAGGAATGGGTCAGCCTAAAATTTGTACACACATATCGAGGTTCCAGAATTAGTGCCGACCATGCATTGCGTATTATATTACTTATTTTTGAAGCCCTCCTGCAGAGGCTGTACACTTCCAGTGCAGTGAAGTTTCACAACCGCACTCTCTAGCGAGTGCATTTTATTGCCGGTGTCACTAAACATTTCCATGTGACAGTCTGTGAATGACACAAACAGTGCCAAAAAGTGCACTCATTTTAATTGTAGCACTAAATTTGTTCGTCTGACAGGGGTATTACTTTTGCCTAATCATTATGCTCCTTACCCTTGGGGTTAGAGAGTTATACAGGGCATTCAATGTTGAACTAGCGTATCAGTAATTTTAATAAAAAGGTTATGCTACTACTAGAATGCTGCTTCTGCAGGTTCTTTATGTGCTTTGGCAGATACAATTTTCCAGAACAAATAATGTAACCAAATACATAATTACCAACAATTGTGAATTAAATTTTTGGGTATCACTGTTATGGTATACGTTTATATTAGAAACTTCACGACAGCCATGTTCAAAGCCGACTCCATTGTGTTTGATGATTCCAGAACACTTCTGTTTCGAGATATTTGTAATCAAACCTGACAATGAGCACACTAAATTAACATCCGAAGGTGGCTTTTCCAGCACTAAGACAAACACCTCACATGACAGAACTGatagtgactttttttttttgccagctgaAAGCAGGAGTGCAGCTGTTATGAGAGCTTTGCATGGCTTAAAGGAATCAACTGTATCACATGGGGAGTTCGTATTTGTGTTGAGACTCACGCCTGTGATTGCGAAATTGGCATACTCATTGTCAGATTTCATTATGAATATCTCAACAAATAAGCAGTGTGTGAGTGTTAAACAAAACAGGGTTACATTTGTATATGATCCTTTTCAAATTTCTAATACAAAAAGTATAGtactattacaaaaaaaaaggcaaattaACAAACTTCTGCTAATTGTGCATTTGTTCAGTGTGCTTCTTTATACAAATTATTCCTGCAGAAGGAAATTAACCCCCTGTGCAAAGAAGCATTTGCGTAGCTAGCGTAGCCTTTTTTAAAATCAAAATGACTAATATGTGGTTTCACTTTCCAGGCCCCGTATATTATATACACGTATATACACTGCCAAGGAAAGTAACTGTTGCCCAGACAAGGACAAGGCCCCTTGTTGAAACATTATCTCTaagctgaggcttcccttgtgtGCCCACTGGTTTATCAACCGAAAATGTAATTGTATAAAGATTCATTGTGTTGTCTTGGGCAATAAGCAGAACCAAGCCAAGCTGCATTAATTTCGGCCATGTGAAGTCCTTTAGCATGCACCTAAATGTACACATGGTAAATTTACACGGCTGGAAATGTATCCAAATCCTCCTGCTCAGCAGTACTAGAAAGCCATAGGCATCGAATTGACACGGTAGGTCAACTCCCACCGTGATGTGCATTTCTGCATGTTGGCACAATGACAGAGGTAATACCATCACCTCCTGTGACAACTAAAAAAATACATTAGAGAGTCAATGACATTCAATTCAAAATGAGGCATTCAAGGGACTATCCAGTCCCGCCATGATCACTCAAAGGTCTAAAGTGTGCCACATTCTTCCATGTATTAAAGCATTGGATGGGCATTTTTGAGGCATCAAAAGGGTGTTTATGATTTAATAGTGTCATCCGGTCCTTTAACAATATGCTTGGCGCAAAATGCCTTGGCCAACACATTAAACCCAGACATCGCAATCTGCGCTGTGTGCTGTTTAACAGCCAGGGAAAGGCAACACGACAAAAGCAAATTTCAAAAGCCCGATGAACTCTACATTCTCATTTCCGCTTTCATGAAACGTGTGATGTCACATGCCAATTCATATCTGGGTTTCTTGACAATGCACAGGTTAATTTTGTCAACTGTGCTTTAAAGACAGCTTTCCTACTCAGTTTCATTTGTTACGCCTAACAGAGTAAGAAAATTCACTCTCAAATAACATTCTTTTGGGGGGGTTAAAGTAGCTAGACAGCTCTTTTCTTGATCCAGGCTGGACAGCCCAACTATGGTACATGACTAACAATGAACAATTTCCACTTACTTTCCCAGTCTCCTGTCAATGCAGCTGTCCGGTTGATGACAATGTCAATTTCACTGGCGCCAGACTCGACGGCGTACTCTATTTCCTGCAGTCTAGATGGCAGGGCATACTGGCCAGTGGGAAACCCTGTGGCCACGGCAGCTATTGGAATCTTCTTGGGTGGTCGAATGGTCTGGAATGCTTTCACACAATCGGCTACTCTCGCAGGGTAGACACAAACCGCTCCTGTCGTGACATCTGTGCAGATAAGGTATGCAAAGGTTAAGCTAGTCAGCTCCATATTCCTAATATTGCTGTCACAGGGCTCCTTAAGATCACAACATAGCCTGATCAGGATTGAATGTCTCGACCACAATTGGCTCCCTGTTGAAGCTTGTGCAAAAGGAGTCAATCACAATCCCAAAATTCGATCCCGATCAGACTAGATCACAATTGAAAGTGTCCTGCATGTGCGACTAGGTACAAGCCGGCTGGTGTGTCAATCGCAGCTTCCTCAGCAATTGTGGGTATAAGCCGAAATCTATTAATTAAATTAAGGCACAACTTTTCTCTTCCCTTAAAGCCCCCTAGCAGTTCCTGCTGGAAACCAATGTAGCAATAGTTTTCAATTGGTTTAGCATAATCACAGAAACTTTGCACTGAGCTACGTGGTTCGACATGTTACAACAAGCAGACTGACAGGTGTCACACATATCAACGACCACGTGCATTACCATAATGCACTGTTGTATGCAACCAAAGAAAGACATCCACAGGAAGATGAACACTTGAAGTTACTAACAGTGTTCAAAGAAGAGATGTCTTAGGCTGTAGCTAACGTTCTGACAAGTTAACTTCTCGGGATGTTGGCTACAGCCTAAAATATCTCGTTTGATCTCTGTTAATTAAAGGCATGTGTATGTCATGCAACTATGTACAATACAGTACACTTCAAAAAAGAAGACATGTTATAATATTAGTACATACTCTGATGTCGGTTACAGCCAAGATGCGACATTAAATCTTATGGACCATGTATTTATGAGGGCCCGACTTACGCATCATATCAAGGttctcctccccccctccccgcctaaaaaaattaaggaaaaacAAACTGTTAATCTAACGTCCCCCTTAATTATGATATAGGTGTTCACTTGAATGTGTTGACCATGCTGTAAGCGCCAAGCTCGGAGAGTGCTGTCTGGAACGAGCTTTCCTGCATGAAACTCCtacacatgtaaaaaaaaaaagaaaaagaaagtacattGTAGACGTAGTTATACCTTCCTTGGGTACATCGAGAACTTTTAGAATGTCTTCCCTCAGGGGGTGAGCAGCCTTCGAGCAAAGTCGGTACACGTTGCTGTAAGTATCGTCTCCCGAAAGAGtggtcaaatcgatgcacgtgaTCGCCCGCAACAGCCAACCCGCCTGAAATGCAACAGACTTGTTATTAAAAGCAGTCGGATCCAAAGAGCATGTTGGCGTTTACCTGAAACTCCTTCTTCACACATCGGCGTGTGCTGAGAAGCGAGGCCCGCTGCAATGCAGCCGGTAGATTGACCTCCACTCCGGCGAACAAATCAGGGTCTGAACAGACAGTGGCAGCGCTTTTTTAGCGGAAAGAGCTTGCTGCAAAACAAACTTATTGCTTACCGAATGTGCGGCCGTCATTCCGAGCTTTCATTTTGGCGCCAAACGAATTTCAAACTTCGCGTTACGTAcggtttcttttttattgaggaaGTGATCACAAGGAACGGTGTGAATGCTCCTTTTTTTCACGTCGGCTGTACCACAAAACGTCCAAACAGACGCCGGCAACGCGATAGGAAGTGAAACAGCTCGGAATGCctagcaggccccgcacactctcaagttcaacaaatggccacagagggcgaaaaatcaatcgaggcgcgtttcagcacaagcgcgcaagtggagctactgtaatttggtcgaatagtttaatttgtgctttctctgctaggggcgctaaacatgctgaattttttaatttacacgaacctttgacatgaacaatcgaggtgtctaaggatgcttttttacctcaggcaaataggcagttgattttttaaaaatttgattgttgaagctgctttttagtcatagcgtcaaggtttttgtgctcgattaaccaccgacagccgacagcctattggtatcgatgtgtttcctggccgttggcgttcgaatactacggcggtaaaacattttcgaaagcatgctggtttcgtctgcgagtcattacatagacttgctgtaagaaggtctactcttggcaaagaatagtgcctcattttgtttaggcgttgactatcataatgaatgcggcggaggttgagggagtacgcttgaaggtacgtttttatgccgttgatctccataacaccgcaagtacgcaaaccgatgtcgcagaacacccgatgcatcattgtgtgttctccgtcatcgcttgtttgctgtatgcctactaattcttcatttcttcaagtgttgtatcctccttttgtccttgttctcttgtgcttcacttacagtatgtcgttccgtcagctgtaatgcgcatttgcaaaaccaatacgtttgataagacgcagtggttatcataatttcactacacgtgtattaagctggcacatgtggttcagatacagatacctgtatgcgaacttgcacgacgttgatgcggagattaggataattatgacacccgtaaggaagaggcagctgacggccgtataagctgttgcgttctttccgccaaactacccggcctggtagtgctgtaaagatgctgtataaaagtgacacgcggtgacagggaaattaatatacttagcagccgaccgtacgttttgtagcttaggtcttctttcttgtgcgtttgtgctacccttattaatgagccatctcttgactatgttcttgactatgtaactgcgtttgtgtggatgcgtagacgtgtgctttttgttgtacttgtaaaattcaaataaaatattttcaggcttactcaatctttggtgtcgtgtgcgtttattccagtcgaggccatcgtgccacctggaaaccgcattctgtcagcagccctacacgaaatgcaacagctggagcgcggcggcacaactcgccataacggcggcgtaataaacgaaaaaccgctcggaatgcccttaaaagtcagttcagagtgtgccttaactcgatatgactcagcgctacatgtattctgctgcgcctcgatcgtgctcccgccagtttggttgctgtgtggcaagcgtagcgcctacataaatatgtaggcgctacgtttgctacacagcaactaaactggcgggagcacgatcgaggcgcagcagcgcagcagccagaaacccagtaaagccacagaacacctggtaaagcgtgtgcaaacctggtgaagcgtgtgcaaaaccccgtttccgtttcctgttgtacagcgccacccgtggtcacatactttagttcacgacgccaccgctacgcttatttccgtagcactgtggaaggtacagtttcccttctctaagtttgtataggtgttctgtgtgcCTAGATGCAAGAAGACTTTATCAACTTTCTTTTGCGTGTTGAAAAGTGTGCATGGGGCGCCACCTCGCGCTTTCGACACGACCCAGTAATGAAAACTTGGAGAATCGCTTGCAGAGGGCACTACCGATGTCACACACGTGAAACCAGCTGGCAGCTGGTCAAACAATACGCATGGCTCGGCGGTCCATTCCCGCGGTACCGTCATCGAATATCTTCATAGAGTAACGATGGCCGTTCGCGCCGATACGCGGCCGACCTTTAGCTTTGTCGATTCCGGCAAGTGGCCCTACGAGCATCCCCAGCTGCGGCCATGGCTAGCAGCTTTAAAATGCGCCCGAGCATTGTTGGGTTCTGCTAGCGTCGGCCCCTTGCCCGGGCCTCCCGAGACGCCGTGCGCTTTGCGTGCTAGTCACCACGAAAAACGCACGAATCCCCCCCGTTTGCACAGCTGCCGACGGTTAAACATACCACCGCCCCGAACCGCTGAAGACGACGGGGCGCACCAAGGTGCAGTCGCTGGCTTCCTGCCTGTTCACCATGCCTCCACGCTACGTGACAGACAACGAAGGCTGGTCTACGGCGGCTCCTCGACGACCAAGATGTAAGCCAACGGAGACTTTCCTAATTTTGCGTCCCTCTTCCCGTCTGCAACTAGCCACACTAAGGCCCCATGTGCTCCACTTTGCCGTGAGTCGTGCAGCCCGCCTCACGGACACTGAAATCCTATCAGTTTCAACTATAATTCACGCATCAAAGAACCTTGCCAACCTCCGTGTCACGGACTTAAACACCCTCCCCAAGCTGTCTGTCATCGAATCAGTGAACATTTCCAACCAACTCTTCCATATTAAGATATACGAACTGCCTCCCCATGACTCCTGCAAAAGCGTCATACATCAAGTCGAACCCCACACTTCATCGACGGACCTCCTCGAACACCTCAACGCTCACACCTGCGACATCTTGTCTGCTCGCATGATGGGCAAGACCAGCACAGCCCTCATTACATTTCGCGGATCCCATGTCCCATACACAGTGTACTACAAGAACGGGGCGCAGCGATGCGCACCTcacgccatccccccccccccccccccaaggtgCAGTTCTGCCGCACGTCTGGTCATTGGTCACAGACAAGACGTTTGTCCATGCCGTGATTTACCCCGCTGCAAAATTTGTGGCACTGACATCCTAGATCCTGAAATACCGCACGGGTGCAAGCCTGGCTGTCGAAATTGTGGCAAAGATCATGCTGCCGATGACCCTTGGTGCGAGGTACGTCAAAAGGCTGATCTTGCCATCTGCAAGGCCACCTACCTCAAACGGCTCAGCCTGCGTGAAAACCTATCTACCATCCGCTCCTCTGACAACATCAACTCCACATTCTCAACAGCCCCTTCAGGAGTCGACCGCACCGTCCAGAACGAAGAAACAAGTAGAACCCAGCAGCCCCAACAACTCCGCTCACAGCTTTCAAGAACTCGCCGGTAAGTCAGCCAACCCCCCTACCCTCTCCCAACTACCTCTCTTCATACCCTAGCCTAACGAAATGCACAAGATTATCACCAAGCCCTGATAAAAACTATTGTACCTTATCCCCCGAATGCATCCTGTACACTTACTGTCGACCCAGCCCCTGTAACCTCACTGCCAGCAACAGAAAATATGGACGAGTCCAATCCTCCTCCTTGCAAACAACCCCATCTTGATGACGGCTTTTCTTCCCCTTCCTCACATGTACCCCTGATCCCCCGCGCCATTAATTCCGATGCTATCGACGCGCATATCCAAGCTGGTATCACCGCAATGGAAACCTGCTTCGATAGCAAGCTCGTAACTATTACTTCATCTTTTGATGCCAAACTTGAAGCTACCATAACCTCACTCACTTCCAAATTCAAAACAGTGCTTGAGGCAAAACTGGCCCGCACACTTGATCAAGTAGCTGGCACCTTGAGTTCCAATGTGACATCTCTCGTAGCGGAAGTTACATCCATTTCCCTCCACTTAACTAGAATGGAAGAAGCACAGCTCACATGCGTCCGCAAACCATTTGGGAGCGCTCGCTCAGCTCCCTATACCCTACCTGCAACGCCATCAGTTGACCATCATGAGTGATACACTGAACGTTGGGCAGTAGAACTGCAGAGGTCTCGCCCGCGAGCGTGGCCTCTTGATGCAGTACATTGCCACTCAGCTGGACAAACCAGGCGTCATTCTAATACAAGAACCCCGCTCACCGATCTCCATCCCCGGATATAATACACACACTACACCAGAATCTGAACATGCTCCTTACTCTCACACAAAAATGTCTAGCCCTAAACCCTGTCCAACACATGCAGTACAGCCACACTGCTAAACGGTCTGCAGGGCAAGACCAAGGCGCCTCGATCCGCAGTGCCCGGTGAGAGCTCCCCTTGCCTTCCCGCCCCGCTCCACTTGTCGGCTCCATCGCTCAAACCGTGCCGCGAGCGGCACGGCT
The nucleotide sequence above comes from Dermacentor andersoni chromosome 10, qqDerAnde1_hic_scaffold, whole genome shotgun sequence. Encoded proteins:
- the Dera gene encoding deoxyribose-phosphate aldolase produces the protein MKARNDGRTFDPDLFAGVEVNLPAALQRASLLSTRRCVKKEFQAGWLLRAITCIDLTTLSGDDTYSNVYRLCSKAAHPLREDILKVLDVPKEDVTTGAVCVYPARVADCVKAFQTIRPPKKIPIAAVATGFPTGQYALPSRLQEIEYAVESGASEIDIVINRTAALTGDWETVYNEVRAMKRACGEAHLKTILATGELGSLRNVYAASMVCMMAGADFIKTSTGKEGVNAILPVGITMARAIWDYYSDTKIKVGFKPAGGIRTAKDALLWQFLMKEELGDDWLFPDLFRIGASGLLGDIERQLFHYATKRYASLSEMPAC